One segment of Pseudomonas sp. FP2196 DNA contains the following:
- the folM gene encoding dihydromonapterin reductase: protein MTTNCAPILITGAGQRVGLHCAQRLLEDGHPVIFTYRSERPGVQMLRDLGAVGVFADFSSETTILAFIAELKTLTDSLRAIVHNASEWLAESPDSEAEAFSRMFNIHMLAPYLINLHCAGLLQQSTPADIIHISDDVTRKGSSKHIGYCASKAGLDSLTLSFAARYAPAIKVNGIAPALLLFNPDDDAAYRVKALAKSALGIEPGSEVIYQSLRYLLDNPYVTGTTLTVNGGRHVK from the coding sequence ATGACCACAAATTGCGCCCCGATCCTGATCACCGGTGCCGGCCAGCGCGTCGGCCTGCATTGCGCGCAACGTTTGCTGGAAGACGGCCACCCGGTGATCTTCACCTACCGCAGTGAACGTCCCGGCGTGCAAATGCTGCGGGATCTGGGCGCAGTGGGTGTATTTGCGGACTTTTCCAGCGAAACGACCATCCTGGCATTCATCGCTGAATTGAAAACCCTCACCGACAGCCTGCGGGCGATAGTGCACAACGCCTCCGAATGGCTGGCGGAAAGCCCGGACAGTGAAGCCGAAGCGTTCAGCCGCATGTTCAACATTCACATGCTCGCGCCCTATCTGATCAACCTGCACTGCGCCGGTTTGCTCCAGCAATCGACGCCCGCCGACATCATCCATATCAGCGACGATGTGACCCGCAAGGGCAGCAGCAAGCACATCGGTTATTGCGCGAGCAAAGCCGGGCTCGACAGCCTGACCCTGTCCTTCGCCGCGCGCTATGCGCCAGCGATCAAGGTCAACGGCATCGCGCCGGCCCTGCTATTGTTCAATCCCGACGACGACGCGGCGTACCGCGTCAAGGCGTTGGCCAAATCCGCGTTGGGCATTGAGCCCGGCAGCGAAGTGATCTACCAAAGCCTGCGCTATCTGCTCGACAACCCTTATGTCACCGGCACGACCCTGACCGTCAACGGCGGGCGGCACGTCAAATAA
- the folX gene encoding dihydroneopterin triphosphate 2'-epimerase — protein sequence MPQLQPGMARIRVKDLRLRTFIGINEDEILNKQDVLINVTILYAAQDAVRDNDIDHALNYRTITKAIIAHVEGNRFALLERLTQELLDLVMSNGSVLYAEVEVDKPHALRFAESVSITLAASR from the coding sequence ATGCCACAACTTCAACCGGGAATGGCGCGCATCCGGGTCAAGGATCTGCGCTTGCGCACCTTTATCGGGATCAACGAGGACGAGATCCTCAACAAGCAGGATGTGCTGATCAACGTCACCATTCTGTACGCCGCGCAGGACGCGGTGCGTGACAACGACATCGACCACGCCTTGAATTACCGCACCATCACCAAAGCGATCATCGCCCACGTCGAGGGTAATCGCTTTGCGCTGCTCGAACGCCTGACCCAGGAATTGCTCGATCTGGTGATGAGCAACGGATCGGTGCTGTATGCCGAAGTCGAAGTCGACAAGCCGCATGCGCTGCGTTTTGCCGAGTCGGTGTCGATCACCCTCGCTGCCAGCCGCTGA
- the trxB gene encoding thioredoxin-disulfide reductase, protein MSEVRHSRVIILGSGPAGYSAAVYAARANLKPLLITGMQAGGQLTTTTEVDNWPGDVHGLTGPVLMERMREHAERFETEIVFDHINAVDFASKPYSLTGDSATYTCDALIIATGASARYLGLPSEEAFMGKGVSACATCDGFFYRNKPVAVVGGGNTAVEEALYLANIASTVTLIHRRETFRAEKILIDKLNARVAEGKIILKLNANLDEVLGDNMGVTGARLKNNDGSFDEIKVDGVFIAIGHTPNTSLFEGQLTLKDGYLVVQGGREGNATATSVEGIFAAGDVADHVYRQAITSAGAGCMAALDTERYLDGLQNASF, encoded by the coding sequence ATGTCTGAAGTCCGTCATTCGCGAGTGATTATTCTCGGTTCCGGCCCTGCCGGTTACAGCGCTGCGGTCTATGCCGCCCGTGCCAACCTCAAGCCACTGCTGATCACCGGCATGCAGGCTGGTGGTCAACTGACCACCACCACCGAAGTCGACAACTGGCCGGGCGATGTCCACGGTCTGACCGGTCCGGTGCTGATGGAACGTATGCGTGAGCACGCCGAGCGTTTTGAAACCGAGATCGTCTTTGATCACATCAACGCCGTGGACTTCGCTTCCAAGCCCTACAGCCTGACTGGCGACAGCGCCACCTACACCTGTGACGCCCTGATCATCGCCACCGGCGCCAGCGCTCGTTACCTGGGCCTGCCGTCGGAAGAAGCGTTCATGGGCAAAGGCGTTTCGGCCTGCGCGACCTGCGACGGTTTCTTCTATCGCAACAAGCCTGTTGCAGTGGTCGGTGGCGGCAATACCGCTGTTGAAGAAGCGCTGTACCTGGCCAACATCGCCAGCACCGTGACCTTGATCCACCGTCGCGAAACCTTCCGCGCCGAGAAGATCCTGATCGACAAGCTGAACGCCCGTGTGGCCGAAGGCAAGATCATCCTCAAGTTGAACGCCAACCTCGACGAAGTGCTGGGTGACAACATGGGCGTGACCGGTGCGCGTCTGAAGAACAACGACGGCAGCTTCGACGAGATCAAAGTCGACGGCGTGTTCATCGCCATCGGCCACACCCCGAACACCTCGCTGTTCGAAGGCCAGTTGACCCTCAAAGACGGTTATCTGGTAGTGCAGGGCGGTCGTGAGGGCAACGCCACCGCGACCAGCGTCGAAGGCATCTTCGCCGCCGGTGACGTGGCAGATCACGTTTACCGTCAGGCCATCACCTCGGCTGGCGCTGGCTGCATGGCGGCACTGGACACCGAGCGTTACCTGGATGGTCTGCAGAACGCTTCGTTCTAA
- a CDS encoding antibiotic biosynthesis monooxygenase → MSTSPVTLMVARRVADGRYQDLIIWLREGEQLATDFPGYLGSGVLAPPPGDNEFQIIFRFVDEQTLHAWEHSASRTAWLDRGSDLFAHPKEHRVSGIEGWFGTGAIGARPPRWKQAVAIWLAFFPVSLLFNFVLGPLLADMSLLPRVLISTACLTPLMVYFFIPLSTRLLANWLNGAPTRPLPVTPSTQNR, encoded by the coding sequence ATGTCTACTTCACCCGTTACGCTAATGGTCGCGCGCCGTGTCGCCGATGGCCGCTATCAGGATCTGATCATCTGGCTGCGCGAAGGCGAACAATTGGCCACCGACTTCCCCGGCTATCTGGGCTCCGGCGTGCTCGCCCCGCCGCCCGGCGATAACGAATTCCAGATCATTTTCCGCTTCGTCGATGAGCAGACTTTGCATGCGTGGGAGCATTCGGCTTCGCGTACAGCGTGGCTGGACCGTGGCAGCGATCTGTTTGCACACCCGAAAGAACACCGCGTCAGCGGCATCGAGGGCTGGTTCGGAACGGGCGCAATCGGTGCACGTCCGCCGCGCTGGAAACAGGCCGTTGCGATCTGGCTGGCGTTCTTTCCGGTATCGCTGCTGTTCAACTTTGTCCTCGGCCCGCTCCTCGCGGACATGAGTCTGTTGCCACGGGTGTTGATCAGCACAGCCTGTCTGACGCCACTGATGGTTTACTTCTTTATTCCCTTGTCGACACGGTTGTTGGCCAACTGGTTGAACGGTGCGCCAACGCGACCCTTGCCTGTTACGCCGTCAACACAAAATCGTTAA
- the folE gene encoding GTP cyclohydrolase I FolE produces the protein MTRSLPENYREILIGLGEDPDREGLLDTPVRAAKAMQYLCHGYEQSVDEIVNGALFASDSDEMIIVADIELYSLCEHHLLPFIGKAHVAYIPTGKVLGLSKIARLVDMFARRLQIQENLTRQIADAVQQVTDAAGVAVVIEARHMCMMMRGVEKQNSTMNTSVMLGAFRDSSNTRQEFLQLIGRSK, from the coding sequence ATGACCCGCTCCCTGCCCGAGAATTACCGCGAAATCCTCATCGGCCTTGGTGAAGACCCCGACCGCGAAGGATTACTCGACACTCCGGTACGTGCGGCCAAGGCCATGCAATACCTGTGTCACGGTTATGAGCAGAGCGTCGACGAGATCGTTAATGGCGCACTGTTTGCTTCGGACAGCGATGAGATGATCATCGTCGCTGACATCGAGTTGTACTCATTGTGCGAACATCACCTGCTGCCCTTCATCGGCAAGGCCCATGTGGCGTATATTCCGACCGGCAAAGTGCTGGGGTTGTCGAAGATCGCGCGACTGGTGGACATGTTCGCCCGACGCCTGCAGATTCAGGAAAATCTCACCCGGCAAATCGCCGATGCGGTGCAACAGGTCACTGATGCCGCCGGCGTTGCCGTGGTCATTGAGGCCAGACACATGTGCATGATGATGCGCGGTGTCGAGAAACAGAACTCGACCATGAACACCTCGGTCATGCTTGGCGCTTTTCGCGACTCGAGCAACACCCGCCAGGAGTTCCTGCAATTGATTGGACGGAGCAAGTAG
- a CDS encoding HopJ type III effector protein: MSDLNTLRASLKSGEHVFADTLAFIAAGYDYQPQAFNNGGVENAAGQNEGSCKTLGLALLEGLSDEEALLAFGEHYRSVVATPEGSDHGNIRALIEHGLAGVKFTAQPLTRR; encoded by the coding sequence ATGAGTGATCTGAACACCCTGCGCGCCAGCCTCAAGAGCGGCGAGCACGTTTTCGCCGACACCCTGGCCTTCATTGCCGCCGGTTACGACTACCAGCCTCAGGCGTTCAACAACGGTGGAGTGGAAAACGCGGCCGGGCAGAACGAAGGTTCGTGCAAGACCCTGGGTCTGGCGCTGCTGGAAGGCCTGAGCGATGAGGAAGCGCTGCTGGCGTTTGGCGAACATTACCGTTCGGTGGTGGCCACGCCTGAGGGCAGTGATCACGGCAATATTCGGGCGTTGATCGAACACGGTCTGGCGGGTGTGAAATTTACCGCCCAGCCCCTGACTCGCCGCTAA
- a CDS encoding DUF1244 domain-containing protein, with the protein MTEQQRLELEAAAFRRLVAHLDSRKDVQNIDLMNLAGFCRNCLSKWYKAEADERQIEVSLDDAREVVYGMPYAEWKAQFQQEASAEQQAAFAKGKPNE; encoded by the coding sequence ATGACCGAGCAACAACGCCTCGAACTCGAAGCCGCCGCCTTCCGCCGACTGGTCGCGCACCTGGACAGCCGCAAGGACGTGCAGAACATCGACCTGATGAACCTCGCCGGGTTCTGCCGCAACTGCCTGTCGAAGTGGTACAAGGCCGAAGCCGACGAGCGCCAGATCGAGGTCAGCCTCGACGACGCCCGCGAAGTGGTTTACGGCATGCCGTACGCCGAGTGGAAAGCCCAGTTTCAGCAAGAAGCCAGCGCCGAACAACAAGCGGCGTTCGCCAAAGGAAAACCCAATGAGTGA